A single genomic interval of Synergistota bacterium harbors:
- a CDS encoding (2Fe-2S)-binding protein, giving the protein MAGWIKEHPILQYQHGRKVKFFVDGKEYEGYEGEPIAAALHANGIKVYRRSILLKRPRGFFCAVGKCSSCFMVVDGKPNVRVCITPLKEGMKVETQKGKGDLR; this is encoded by the coding sequence ATGGCGGGTTGGATCAAGGAACATCCTATTCTGCAATATCAACATGGCAGAAAGGTTAAGTTTTTCGTTGATGGTAAGGAATATGAGGGTTACGAGGGAGAGCCTATAGCTGCTGCTCTTCATGCCAACGGCATTAAGGTTTACAGAAGGAGCATACTTCTTAAGAGACCCAGAGGGTTCTTCTGCGCCGTTGGAAAGTGCTCCTCATGCTTCATGGTGGTAGATGGTAAGCCTAATGTAAGGGTGTGTATCACGCCGCTTAAAGAGGGAATGAAGGTAGAAACTCAGAAAGGGAAAGGTGATCTGCGTTGA
- a CDS encoding FAD-binding oxidoreductase has translation MKKNADVVIIGGGVHGCSLAYHLAKKGCKDVVLLEQEYLTYGGTGRSAAGVRHQFGTEINCKLAIYNIQCFENLEEELGYQGTIEFEQGGYLWIAYTESQLEQLKKNVELQNSLGIPSKILSPDEIKEVVPHLNIEDVIGASFCEKDGHVNPFYVTIAYAEAAQRLGVEIYTYTKATGLKMEDGEIKGVYTDKGFISTPVVVNCAGPWGKEIGKWAGIDIPMYSERHQILITEPLERTLNCMILCLDDGSYWKQNPTGGFMLGIGDPHEVKGLKQNASWQFLEEAARKILSKMPILKEVRVVRQWAGLYDITPDSQVILGPTDVKGFYLNLGWSGHGLQFAPSIGRALSEVILGEEPFIDISPFYIERFKTGKLIPEPACI, from the coding sequence ATGAAAAAAAACGCGGATGTTGTGATAATTGGTGGAGGGGTGCATGGTTGTTCCCTTGCCTATCATCTTGCAAAAAAGGGATGCAAAGATGTCGTTTTACTTGAGCAGGAGTACTTGACCTATGGGGGAACCGGCAGATCAGCTGCAGGGGTAAGGCATCAATTTGGCACGGAAATAAACTGCAAGCTTGCCATTTACAATATCCAGTGCTTTGAGAACCTCGAGGAAGAGCTTGGTTATCAAGGTACTATTGAATTTGAGCAGGGAGGCTATCTCTGGATAGCCTATACTGAGAGCCAACTTGAACAGCTTAAGAAAAACGTTGAGCTCCAAAATAGCTTAGGGATTCCCTCCAAAATACTTTCTCCGGATGAGATTAAGGAAGTAGTTCCTCATTTAAATATTGAAGACGTGATAGGTGCGAGTTTCTGTGAAAAAGATGGTCATGTTAATCCTTTCTATGTAACAATTGCTTATGCGGAAGCAGCACAGAGGCTCGGCGTTGAGATATATACTTACACGAAAGCCACTGGCCTAAAAATGGAAGATGGAGAGATAAAGGGAGTTTATACCGATAAAGGCTTTATTTCCACGCCGGTGGTGGTAAACTGCGCAGGCCCATGGGGCAAGGAGATAGGCAAGTGGGCGGGCATAGATATCCCTATGTATTCAGAAAGGCATCAGATTCTTATAACGGAACCTCTGGAAAGAACACTTAACTGTATGATTCTCTGTCTGGATGACGGTTCTTACTGGAAGCAAAATCCCACTGGTGGCTTCATGCTGGGAATAGGAGATCCACATGAGGTCAAGGGATTGAAGCAGAACGCAAGCTGGCAGTTTCTTGAAGAAGCTGCAAGGAAGATACTTAGCAAAATGCCAATTTTGAAAGAGGTAAGAGTTGTAAGGCAGTGGGCAGGGCTTTACGATATTACACCTGACTCTCAGGTCATACTGGGCCCCACGGATGTGAAGGGGTTCTATCTCAACCTTGGATGGAGCGGTCATGGACTTCAGTTCGCTCCGTCCATAGGTAGGGCTCTCTCTGAGGTCATCCTCGGAGAAGAACCCTTCATAGATATAAGCCCCTTCTATATAGAGAGGTTCAAGACAGGTAAACTGATTCCTGAACCAGCTTGCATATAG
- a CDS encoding MoaD/ThiS family protein, with amino-acid sequence MPHGQRVELEAPLTVKDLLGKLGIPEGLVAAVVINGEKTGKTHLLRGGEEIVLIPPIAGG; translated from the coding sequence GTGCCTCATGGACAGAGAGTGGAGCTTGAAGCTCCCCTCACCGTTAAAGATCTGCTCGGTAAGCTTGGCATACCAGAAGGTTTAGTAGCTGCTGTTGTAATAAATGGTGAAAAGACCGGAAAGACCCATTTGCTAAGAGGAGGAGAAGAAATTGTGCTTATTCCACCTATTGCGGGGGGTTGA
- a CDS encoding aldehyde ferredoxin oxidoreductase family protein has protein sequence MVGGYMNKVLRINLSSGDIRTESLDLDMARKFLGGRGFASYILYKELKKGIDPLGPENKLVMASGPLSGLFHPCSSKITFAAKSPLTGLYGDSNMGGHMASELKYAGYDIVIFEGASDKPVYIVIDDDKVEIRDASHLWGKGTIETEKLLKEELGEDFQIAVIGPAGENLVKVAIIRHDFGREAGRTGIGAVMGSKKIKAIAVRGTKSIPVANFDEYLKLGKEMFKSVMANEVFPELQKYGTPMVVDWVNEIGAFPTKNFSTGYHEKHKEMNGPTMRERVVVHDKACGFCPIACGKYSVVEYNGKRYYVEGPEYETIGMIGGSNTMPSIYEVTYGNYVCDDLGLDTISTGGIIAFANECYEKGIITKEDTGGLELKWGDIDAFVKLAEMIARREGIGDILAEGTKKAAERFGKDAIKFAMQVKGMEISAYESHWAPSMLLAYATCDIGAHHNRAWAITYDIEVGRDKISRDKAEKVVYLQHVRPMFDALGVCRFTWVECGIDLEYYAKLYTAVTGWETSLNDLLKAAERAWNQNRLFAIREIPDFGRKYDYPPARWMEEPATTGPSKGKLVPKEDVDKLLDFYYEVRGWDKNGRPTPEKIKELGLEVIE, from the coding sequence ATGGTAGGAGGATATATGAATAAGGTCTTGAGGATAAACCTCTCGAGCGGGGATATAAGAACCGAATCGTTAGATCTTGATATGGCGAGGAAATTCCTGGGTGGTAGAGGTTTCGCTTCTTATATTCTTTATAAAGAGCTTAAGAAGGGCATTGATCCTCTTGGTCCCGAAAACAAGCTTGTAATGGCCTCAGGTCCGCTATCAGGTCTTTTTCATCCTTGTAGTAGCAAGATAACTTTTGCAGCCAAATCTCCCTTAACCGGCTTATACGGGGATAGTAATATGGGAGGGCATATGGCTTCTGAGCTCAAGTATGCAGGGTACGACATTGTTATATTCGAAGGAGCATCGGATAAACCGGTATACATAGTGATCGATGATGATAAAGTTGAGATAAGGGATGCTTCACATCTTTGGGGAAAGGGAACTATAGAAACGGAAAAGCTTCTTAAGGAGGAGCTGGGGGAGGACTTTCAGATAGCGGTTATAGGACCTGCGGGAGAGAATTTGGTTAAGGTTGCCATTATAAGGCATGATTTTGGTAGAGAGGCTGGAAGAACTGGAATAGGAGCTGTAATGGGCTCCAAGAAGATAAAAGCTATAGCAGTACGTGGTACTAAGAGCATTCCCGTAGCCAACTTTGATGAATATCTCAAGCTTGGAAAAGAGATGTTTAAGTCCGTCATGGCTAACGAGGTCTTTCCGGAACTTCAGAAATACGGTACCCCGATGGTAGTAGATTGGGTTAACGAGATAGGTGCGTTCCCAACGAAAAACTTTAGCACGGGTTATCATGAGAAACACAAGGAAATGAACGGCCCAACAATGAGAGAAAGGGTAGTCGTTCACGATAAAGCATGTGGATTCTGCCCGATAGCCTGTGGAAAGTACTCAGTAGTGGAGTATAACGGTAAGAGGTATTACGTTGAAGGCCCCGAGTATGAAACTATAGGAATGATAGGTGGCAGTAATACTATGCCCTCTATCTATGAGGTAACCTATGGAAACTACGTGTGCGATGATCTCGGTTTAGATACCATATCTACAGGTGGAATAATAGCTTTTGCCAATGAGTGCTACGAGAAGGGGATAATAACGAAGGAGGATACTGGAGGACTCGAGCTTAAATGGGGAGATATAGATGCGTTTGTCAAGCTTGCTGAGATGATAGCAAGAAGGGAGGGTATAGGTGATATCTTAGCAGAGGGGACAAAGAAAGCAGCAGAACGCTTTGGAAAAGATGCGATAAAGTTTGCTATGCAGGTTAAAGGTATGGAGATTAGTGCGTACGAATCTCACTGGGCGCCCTCAATGCTTCTTGCGTATGCAACTTGTGATATAGGCGCTCATCATAATAGAGCTTGGGCGATCACTTATGATATAGAAGTTGGTAGAGATAAGATATCCAGGGATAAGGCTGAGAAGGTCGTTTATCTTCAGCATGTTAGACCCATGTTCGATGCTCTTGGTGTATGTAGATTTACATGGGTCGAGTGTGGAATAGATCTCGAATATTATGCAAAGCTCTACACCGCAGTAACCGGTTGGGAGACTTCTCTGAATGATCTTCTTAAAGCCGCTGAGAGAGCTTGGAATCAAAATAGACTCTTCGCGATCAGGGAAATACCAGATTTTGGAAGGAAGTATGATTATCCACCCGCGCGCTGGATGGAAGAACCAGCAACGACCGGTCCCAGCAAGGGTAAGCTCGTTCCCAAAGAGGACGTAGATAAGCTGCTTGATTTCTACTACGAAGTCAGAGGTTGGGATAAAAACGGCAGGCCTACGCCAGAAAAGATAAAGGAACTTGGCTTGGAGGTGATAGAGTAA